Genomic window (Diabrotica undecimpunctata isolate CICGRU chromosome 6, icDiaUnde3, whole genome shotgun sequence):
cgatcaaccaagatctgtccaaggagtattgtgtcatctgcgtatctaagaatGGATAAATAACTCCATATACAGCGGAGTAGCAAAGTCACggcgaaaaaaaaaaagaggaatatCCAGGACCCACAATATTTTTCCACcaaaatataaagtaaaaaatcatgACAAACAAACTATACTCCGTCTCACGTTTTTGGTTCAGTATGGGCTCTTATGGACTAAAGGGCTACATTATTACTATATGTATCTTTACATATTATCTATTACTATACGAAATTTtatgtctgcttattactgaactagtaactttttgcatataatccaagtaaatataaagtatgatctggtgcacttctgacctgatatgtttttttactataccctgtatatacatatatattgatGGCACGCTATATACATTATATGTAATATACGTCTCACGTCGTTCGATTTGATGTGTCACATGCTAGTATTACGCTAGTTGTTTATATTGTAATCAGTCAAAGGCCTttttcaggtcaataaagcaaatttaccttatatgtaccttatgctttatatataaagcaaatatgttTATTAGCATCTATAGTATCATGTGATATGTCGTAATCACTATACGTTCATCAATAACGAAGACTATatatagtgcccttttggtagtctctttgtttattttttctatctgaatatattctttATATCTTCCCCTTTTAtctgctatgtcgcatgttagaattcgatcagttgtttattttgtattcaaccTGAGgatttaagtcaataaatcaaaatttgtcttacagtaattctatttgtatttatagtaccctatgatatctcgtatatcgctatacgttcattattaatgaagatactgtttagtacccttttggtagttgccttgtttgttttttcttacttaATACATTCTTTATATCTTCCTCTTTTTTCcccatttgctatgtcgcatgttaagattcgatcagttgtttattttgtattcaaccaaaggtcttctttaagtcaataaatcaaaatttgtcttatagtaattCTATTTGTATTCATAGTACCCTGTGATATCTCGTATgccgctatacgttcattattaatAAAGATTTTGTGTAgtacccttttggtagtcgccttgtctgtttttctatctgaatatattctttatatcatcccctttcatttgctatgtcgcatgttaggactcgatcagttgtttattttgtattcaatcagaggccttctttaagtcaataaatcagaATTTTAGTCGCCTTGTTTATTTCTTCTTACTTAATACATTCGTTatttcctcccctttcatttgttatgtcgcatgttaggattcgttcagttgtttattttgtactcagctaGAGGcgttctttaagtcaataaatcaaaatatgtCTTTTACTTAAACTATTTTTacccatagtgccctatgatatcgcGTGTGAAACTATACGTTCATTATGAagacactgtgtagtgcccttttgggaGTCGCCTTGtctgtttttttctattttaatatattcgttatatccttctCTTTCATTTAACGCATCATATGCTCCAATAGGACCAATAACAAAGGAGATACGGTGTAATGTCCTCTTAGCAATGCAGCAATGTgtgttttttctgtctcaacatattcgctacccCCTCTTCTTTCCAGTGATGTATCATACGTTACGATCCCTTGAACTATTCTACACccaccacaaaacgctcaaaaaatgAACAGAATAAACCTTAGCTTCTTATGGGATTTTACATCGGAAATGAAGCAAACATGTTATAGCAGCGTTTTTACAGGTAtagcttttacttaattttatttaattttacttaattttatttaattgttatttaattttacgtaattctgtctaacttgatttaattttatctaattcttacctttttatacttttttgttttatattgtttataattttagttaattattccttattttacttaattttgcttaattttatttaattttatttaattatcataattttttataattgtatttaattttatataatttaatttaattttatttatttttttattttatttaatttaattttattttgtttaatcttatgtaattgtatttaattttatttaattttacttgattttacttaattattttatttctttttattaatttttatgtaatgttacttaattttatttagttgtatttaaatttatttaatttatgtcGTTCTCgagttgttaaaaaaaatatattatataaaataataagttgacatgtatttatgtatattacggtataccgcaaggttactacacgaaatatattatttaaggaattatcaattttatttattagAAATGAAATTCTAAATATAGAAAAGCAAAAAAATTACGGCTAGTCTTTCTAATTGTTCCACTGTTTTTAACGTATAGTCAACATTTCTGTCGGCTACATAATGTTCCATTGCAGCTCAGACGGTTTGAATAGGGTTTAAATCAGGATGATCGGAGGGAAGTCGCATTCCTACATGAGCTTTATCTTCGGGTATTTTATCAATggcaaaattttgaaattttggtttcgcTAGTTTTATTAAATCATACAATTGGCCTTTTAACATTGCGTCgtaaaaaagaatattatttttagtcAGCCATTCATGTCATGTTTTCGTGAACTTATATTAgagcatttatgaaattttacgtTGTATATGGTGCATTGTCTATAACTAAAACTGATCTTAATGGCAAACTCCGAACCAGTTTTTCTTGTagccatttttaaataataagtttattgcACCATGATAATCACTTCTATGTTTTGTTTGAAATCTTAAATAAGCATTCGAAATAAAGTTATTTTCTTTGCCAGCAGTAAGAATTATAAGCCTTTATCCTTTGGAAATATGTTGCAAAAGTTCTTGATTGGAAGATTACTCCAAGATTTTAAATACGAGTCGAAATAGTggataaaaacaatattattatgtttCATCTATGAAAAGCATAGGCCGCTTTTTGAACGATAAAGTTGTATACCtacttcgaaaaaaaaaaaaaataataagtctaaATAAGAAAATTTTATGTGGCGTAAACTATTTTATATGTAAAGGTATGATACATTGTGTGACCTTTTGTTTTTATAATCATAGCACCTATGAGAAAAATTCCTATGAAACAGGTAAGGtgattcatatattttttatttaaattaaatataattttatctaTAATAATACATACCAAAATAAAATTGTAGAGTAGATGATATCACAATATCTCAAATTAATGATACCTAACTTAAATGCAGGGAGCTACGATATGGCTGGCTTAGTAAACGAGTAAAAGGCCACCGCATACGAGAAGTTTCGTTGCAGTTCAGTTGACTTGACATTGACAATTGAGTATAGAAAATGGTGGTCGTTTGATGTTAGTGAAGTGTATAGAACTGTTCTTTGTTGTTAAAGTAGAAATACTGTTTTAATCGTACGTGAAATAGTTAATCTCCAATTAGTAAAATTAACTATATAATTTGTAACCCAATGTATGTTCATGAAGTGTCTGTGACTGTTAAATATCTATGGCACATAATACAGAGGACTTTTTCGATGCATTTAAGAACAAACCTTTGACTAAAGTGGGaaagtttaattttaaaaaagttgaaaGGAGTGATAACAAATCTGCTGCATCAGAAACAGTGTCGCATTTTTTCTCGCCGTCCAAgaaaaatgaaaacgttacaCATGACTCATTAGAAGATGAATTGGAGGCTATCTTTAAAGATACTCCCACCAGGAATGAATCTTCGATAAAATCCACAACACATAATTCCAGCAAGAATGAAAAATCGAATTGCAAATCTGCCGCTAATAACTTTAGTAAGCCAAATCTCAATTTAAAACGTTTATCAAATGTCAGTACAAGTCAGAGAACAAATTCTGCTACTAACAGTCAGAAGTCTTCCACACAAACTACAAAATCTGTGAAAAAAATCTCGAATTCACAAACTACAATATTACAATTCACAAGCCAAAGTAAAGCTAACACAGTACAAGAGAAAACTGTAACTACAACTTCCACACCACTCTCTCAGTCAAAATTTAGTTTTAAACATGTACGCAGAAATTCTTCAGAAGATTTTGAAACACCAACACAGAAAATATGTCAAGAGAAAATCAATATGAAAACATCCAAGAGTTTCAGAGATCcagaaaaatttaatttcaagAAAAAACCAATAAAGAATACTGTTGCTGCTTTTGAATCCCTTTTTGGTGAGGAAGTCCCTACAAAAACAGTACAGAAGCTAGAACGAAAAGATTCTCATAGCAGTAAAGAATGCCCAAAGAAAGAAAACATAGAGATTAAATTGCAGAAAAGTAACAGTGACGTGAATGTTGCTGCTTTTGAATCACTTTTTGGTGAGGAATTCTCTACAAAAACAGCACAGAAGCTAGAACGAAAAGATTCTCTTAACAGAAAAGAAAGcccaaagaaagaaaaaaacctAGAGATTAAATTGCAGAAAAGTAACAGTGAAGTGAATGGGAGTACAAAACCCAAATTACTAGATCAACATTTAGAAACTATTGATGAAGTTACTGAAAATGTCAATAAGTGTAGTTTTAATAGCCCTAGCTCATCAACAGATTCTCCTGTGGTAAGGCGGAAAAAATTCCAATTTAAAAAAGCTTTATCTTCTGATTCTCCTATAAGTCCTAGTTTATTAGCTGTGAGCAcaaataaaaagtgtaaaaataaCAGTATAATTTCCATTAGTTCTGCAGAATGTTCTCCAGTTATTCAAAACACCAAGATTCCAACAGAAAACATTGAGAAAACAAATAATACTCATTATttggatgatgataatgatattaTTAGCCAGGCTTTATGTGCCGCAGAAGGTGATTACTTGGATGATGAAACATTTGAAAAACTCTTTGGTGGGTCAAGTAAAAAATCAGATGATCAAATTGATTTAAGTGCAATAGATTGGAATGATGATTTTCCTCAAAATGAGGAAGATTTTACAGGTAAGAATTTACATTTAATGTTGGTAATGTTCCATTTATCCttgaaaatatatttgtattagcATATTCaatataaaactatttattgGATTTGTTTTTTGCTTAAAATCCTAACATGCTGTTATATCAGTTAATACTAACAAGTTTGGCACAGAAAATTTTTGGTAtacatacatatatgtatatagaaAAATACTGTTTTAGAAAAAAGGATTTATTATTAGCAGTTTAGCTGACAGTTTGTAAAATAATCAGGAAGATATAATCACACCTCCTGTTCATATTGTtaatggagaatggattttaaTTTTTTGGTTCTATTTGTAATTGTGATAATATACATATTTGTGAAAAATTTGCAGTAATACTGCCAAAGTAATGGAACTTTACCATATATGAAATAGAATAAATGTTCATTGTGTTTTATTGACATATTTCCTTATAGAAACTCCATCAGTAACTCATGACAGCTATAAAGAAGAAGTTTCTGCAATCAACTGGGAGGAAGATGATTTTGGTGAAGAGCCTTTTTCATCTCAAATAAGTTTTAAAGATAGAAATGACAACCTTTCTGAATTTGATAAACGATATCACTTCTCAGATGTCATGGAGGAAGTTCTGCACCAAAAATTTGGTCTTCAGACATTCAGACCACAACAGCGTGAGATAATTAATGCAACCCTTGACAGACATGATTGTTTTGTTCTTATGCCAACTGGTGGAGGAAAAAGTCTGTGTTACCAGCTGCCTGCTGTACTAAGTGAAGGAGTATCAATAATTATTTCACCTCTAAGAGCTTTGATTGGAGATCAGGTGGATAAAATGAACGGTCTTGATATTGCAGCTGCTCATCTTTGTCAAGATGTTGGTATTGAAGAAACAGGTCGAATTATGACCAAGTTGCACTGTAGAGAACCACTCATAAAATTGTTGTATCTTACACCAGAAAAAATAATGGCTTCTAGACAAGTGAGTGATATGTTGAAGGCTTTGTATCAAAGAGGGAAGTTAGCTAGGTAAGTCAGAAAAGACATTTAATAATAtgctttaaatttaattatatacataaattttgctcattttaaacaaaattctCTATAATTGTCAACTGTTATTTCGTCAGCCCAATGAGAATTTAGGATACTACTACTAATTGGTTTTCGGAGTGAGTAATTCATTAGGTACACCATTAATACACCAAGTTTGGAACTGCTATGCTTTTCATTCTTTACAGATTGAAAAATGATTAATATTACCACATTTAATTCAGGCATAATTTTACAGCAAGAGACCAAAGaaatctcaaaaaaaaatgaCTATGTTAAGAATTATTATGAGAGCAATTCTTAGGAATAAAAATTAGAATccataatattgaaaaaaacaggAAATACAGGATATGGTAATAAATTATAACAGGCAAGCAATTTTGAAGGGATCATGTTTAGAGGATGCCACAAGAGAAAGGTTTTagcaaaatataatgaaaatagcCTTTTATTCAGACACCAACAATATGTGACCAGTTGACATGCTACCAAAAGTAAGGTATGagtgatagaaaaataaaaaattagtaattaagaaaaaaatcataAGGTTGATTGAAACATAGAGTAATAGAAGTGTGGATGATATGGTTGTATGTCTACATATTGAGAAGGAAGAAGATAAACAGCTTAAGGGCAATATTGACTAGACATCATCCACATAATAAACCAAA
Coding sequences:
- the Blm gene encoding uncharacterized protein Blm, with product MAHNTEDFFDAFKNKPLTKVGKFNFKKVERSDNKSAASETVSHFFSPSKKNENVTHDSLEDELEAIFKDTPTRNESSIKSTTHNSSKNEKSNCKSAANNFSKPNLNLKRLSNVSTSQRTNSATNSQKSSTQTTKSVKKISNSQTTILQFTSQSKANTVQEKTVTTTSTPLSQSKFSFKHVRRNSSEDFETPTQKICQEKINMKTSKSFRDPEKFNFKKKPIKNTVAAFESLFGEEVPTKTVQKLERKDSHSSKECPKKENIEIKLQKSNSDVNVAAFESLFGEEFSTKTAQKLERKDSLNRKESPKKEKNLEIKLQKSNSEVNGSTKPKLLDQHLETIDEVTENVNKCSFNSPSSSTDSPVVRRKKFQFKKALSSDSPISPSLLAVSTNKKCKNNSIISISSAECSPVIQNTKIPTENIEKTNNTHYLDDDNDIISQALCAAEGDYLDDETFEKLFGGSSKKSDDQIDLSAIDWNDDFPQNEEDFTETPSVTHDSYKEEVSAINWEEDDFGEEPFSSQISFKDRNDNLSEFDKRYHFSDVMEEVLHQKFGLQTFRPQQREIINATLDRHDCFVLMPTGGGKSLCYQLPAVLSEGVSIIISPLRALIGDQVDKMNGLDIAAAHLCQDVGIEETGRIMTKLHCREPLIKLLYLTPEKIMASRQVSDMLKALYQRGKLARFVIDEAHCLSQWGHDFRPDYKELSFLKDEFKNVPIMCLTATATKMVETDVINILKLKNVKRFIMSFNRPNIKYQVIEKKKKFASEEIVNLIKKKFLKKSGIIYCLARNDCETLADTLNAAGIKTRPYHAGMSDKIRSAIQREWMQDRFFVIVATIAFGMGIDKPDVRFVIHNSIPKSVEAFYQESGRAGRDGDLSYSYLFYSYADVIRLQRIMGRERSSSAKAREGHNNNLKQMVSFAENVVDCRRYLQLIHLGENFNRQLCIRNKATTCDNCENFESYNSVEVTKEAKELGTLTKDLCARSNVTMLHVVDVYKGSKLKKILQMGHDKHRLYGAGSSLNKPDIHRILKKLVLGNVLEDNVTCNGEFPVVYIKVGKKFDVLHSSNFKITIPVNKKSVTKINTEEKIEPVDIDDSPGPSDIQDSPALPKMLPVATNQTRNTVYAKYNKVKINKLKVECHEALLEECRKMALERNLTLSSIMNLTAIKTMSDVLPRTKEEFLKIQHVTAANYKKCGENFLKITKKFSQAVDALVTASKLTETSSSVDNENDWCDSQSSSSRGTKRKWTGGNKWTGKRAKGTWKRRKPRSPRKRSTGSKKGSWGKGKAGKSGGGIGLMPVHFK